One Betaproteobacteria bacterium genomic region harbors:
- a CDS encoding HAMP domain-containing protein, whose translation MTGHPAAMDMPRPLKWSVHYPRSFLKLITVGFLLVALPLILAIVNNAVSIHDITQRSQKSVHQAMRATESSRLLMEQLTAMERSVRQASALSDSALLEGYAHARAKFIEGTRSMSTLALDAEQSRQLARLAQREAQLALSIDAAWAVPDALGQLLGEFDELDALARSLSDLGNGIVEREVASLQAMAEGVQRFVFWQLVALVPIALVLLVGAIILISRPIGQIDAAIRRMGDGNFDTPVQVTGPQDLQNLGRQLDWMRQRLIELEGQKRLFLHHVSHELKTPLAAIKEGAGLLDEQLVGPLTPAQREVTAILKQNTQRLQELIERLLNYHQAQFNRTALNLSTVHLPELIASVGRQHRLTMASKGLRLSVTCPALSVEGDRDKLTAILSNLVSNAVKFAPRNSRIGVEVSEHADTVRLEISDAGPGIRPEERDHVFEPFYHGSAPYEGPLKGTGLGLAIVREFVLAHHGHIEVAPQDEGTRLRVEIPRRQPQPQPQREAA comes from the coding sequence ATGACGGGACACCCGGCCGCCATGGACATGCCCCGGCCACTCAAGTGGTCCGTGCACTATCCACGGTCCTTCCTGAAGCTGATCACGGTCGGCTTCCTGCTGGTCGCCCTGCCGCTCATCCTGGCGATCGTGAACAACGCCGTGTCGATTCACGACATCACCCAGCGGAGCCAGAAGTCGGTGCACCAGGCCATGCGCGCAACCGAATCCAGCCGCCTCCTGATGGAGCAGCTCACGGCCATGGAGCGAAGCGTGCGGCAGGCGAGCGCCCTGTCGGACAGCGCGCTCCTGGAGGGCTACGCGCATGCCCGGGCGAAGTTCATCGAAGGCACCCGGTCGATGAGCACCCTGGCCCTCGACGCGGAGCAGTCCCGCCAGCTCGCCCGGCTCGCCCAGCGCGAGGCCCAGCTTGCCCTGTCCATCGACGCCGCGTGGGCGGTGCCGGACGCGCTGGGGCAGCTTCTGGGCGAGTTCGACGAACTCGACGCCCTTGCCCGTTCCCTGTCGGATCTCGGCAACGGCATCGTGGAGCGGGAAGTCGCGTCCCTTCAGGCCATGGCCGAAGGCGTCCAGCGCTTCGTCTTCTGGCAGCTCGTCGCGCTGGTGCCCATCGCGCTCGTCCTGCTCGTGGGCGCCATCATCCTCATCTCGCGCCCCATCGGGCAGATCGACGCCGCCATCCGGCGCATGGGGGATGGAAACTTCGATACGCCGGTGCAGGTCACCGGGCCGCAGGACCTGCAAAACCTCGGCCGCCAGCTCGACTGGATGCGCCAGCGGCTGATCGAACTGGAAGGCCAGAAGCGCCTGTTCCTGCATCACGTCTCGCACGAACTGAAGACGCCGCTGGCGGCCATCAAGGAAGGGGCGGGACTGCTGGACGAGCAGCTGGTGGGCCCCTTGACGCCCGCCCAGCGCGAAGTCACGGCGATCCTCAAGCAGAACACGCAGCGGCTGCAGGAGCTCATCGAGCGGCTGCTCAACTACCATCAGGCGCAGTTCAACCGGACCGCGCTCAACCTCAGCACGGTCCACCTGCCCGAGCTGATCGCCTCGGTCGGCCGGCAGCACAGACTCACCATGGCGTCCAAGGGCCTGCGTCTCAGCGTGACCTGCCCTGCGCTGAGCGTGGAAGGCGACCGCGACAAGCTCACGGCGATCCTCAGCAATCTCGTCTCCAACGCCGTCAAGTTCGCGCCCCGCAACTCGCGCATCGGGGTCGAGGTGTCGGAACACGCCGACACGGTCCGCCTGGAAATCAGCGACGCGGGGCCCGGCATCCGCCCCGAGGAACGCGATCACGTCTTCGAGCCCTTCTATCACGGGTCCGCACCCTACGAAGGGCCGCTCAAGGGCACGGGCCTCGGGCTGGCGATCGTGCGCGAGTTCGTCCTCGCGCATCACGGCCACATCGAGGTGGCACCGCAGGACGAGGGCACGCGGCTCCGCGTGGAGATCCCGCGCCGCCAGCCTCAGCCGCAACCGCAGCGGGAGGCCGCGTGA
- a CDS encoding PA2779 family protein, giving the protein MNPSLGKVLVVDDDEDLLRLVSIRLTAAGFEVVTARSAEEALAQLTAAIPQVLVTDLKMGGMDGMALFEHVHRAHPALPVVILTAHGSIPDAVAAMRKGVFDYITKPFDGKELVGLISRAVRLSAAVPATEDDNGWRSAIITHNPELEAVLARARLVASGDASVLIRGESGTGKELLAHAIHRASPRRDKPFMALNCGAIPESLLESELFGHVRGAFTGAARDHTGLFQSAHGGTVFLDEIGDMPLALQVKLLRVLQERSVRPVGATRAVPVDVRIVSATHRDLETGIRDGRFREDLYYRLHVVSFELPPLRERREDITLLATHFLSQLAARYGKTVNAFGADALARLMEYDWPGNVRELLNVVEQAVALSTGPIVSVALIENALRGPSTELQPFEKARGQFERDYLARLLKMTNGNVTHAARLAKRNRTEFYKLLHRHHLQPSQFKNTTPLLNKDREPRPHDPFQEARHRRRGGRLLHAPDAFDGCPWRHDRHPGRRPRRAARMRIACDGRQPGGAVLSAAGRCRSRRGGGETRRLDGGGRPLVSGSKDPARRARDHRDRGVRLRRADHDRHSGAHPHLSVHPVIAVEVNNVTSRRLITMWKSFRKLIALALVVTTTQLAFTGAVQAAMVGTDAARAESAIPADSARARVATFLQRTDVVEQLDRLGVSSDEAQARVAAMTDDEVLSLSGKLDSMPAGGDALGTILFVGLVVFVVLLVTDILGYTKVFSFTKPMKR; this is encoded by the coding sequence ATGAACCCTTCCCTGGGCAAGGTGCTGGTGGTCGACGACGATGAGGATCTCCTTCGGCTCGTGTCCATTCGTCTGACCGCCGCCGGATTCGAAGTGGTGACGGCCCGCAGCGCGGAAGAAGCGCTCGCCCAGCTCACCGCGGCGATTCCCCAGGTCCTCGTGACGGACCTCAAGATGGGCGGCATGGACGGCATGGCGCTGTTCGAGCATGTGCACCGTGCGCATCCGGCCCTGCCGGTGGTGATCCTGACCGCGCACGGTTCCATTCCCGATGCCGTGGCCGCCATGCGCAAGGGCGTGTTCGACTACATCACCAAGCCGTTCGACGGCAAGGAACTGGTCGGGCTCATCTCGCGGGCCGTGCGGCTGTCCGCAGCCGTGCCGGCCACCGAGGACGACAATGGCTGGCGCTCGGCCATCATCACCCACAACCCTGAACTCGAAGCCGTGCTCGCCCGAGCCCGTCTCGTGGCGAGCGGCGACGCGAGCGTCCTCATCCGGGGCGAGAGCGGCACCGGAAAGGAGCTCCTGGCGCACGCGATCCACCGGGCCAGCCCGCGGCGCGACAAGCCTTTCATGGCGCTGAATTGCGGTGCGATCCCGGAGTCCCTGCTGGAATCGGAACTCTTCGGTCACGTCCGGGGGGCGTTCACCGGCGCGGCGCGGGACCACACCGGACTCTTTCAGTCGGCCCACGGCGGCACCGTATTCCTGGACGAGATCGGCGACATGCCGCTGGCGCTCCAGGTCAAGCTGCTGCGTGTGCTGCAGGAACGCAGTGTCCGCCCGGTGGGAGCGACCCGGGCCGTCCCCGTCGACGTGCGCATCGTCTCCGCGACTCACCGCGATCTGGAAACCGGCATTCGCGACGGCCGTTTCCGCGAGGACCTGTACTACCGCCTCCACGTCGTCAGCTTCGAGCTGCCGCCCCTGCGGGAGCGCAGGGAGGACATCACGCTCCTTGCCACGCATTTCCTGTCCCAGCTCGCCGCACGCTACGGCAAGACCGTGAATGCCTTCGGGGCGGATGCGCTGGCGCGCCTGATGGAATACGACTGGCCCGGCAACGTGCGGGAACTGCTCAACGTGGTGGAACAGGCGGTGGCGCTCAGCACCGGCCCCATCGTGAGCGTCGCCCTCATCGAGAATGCCCTGCGCGGCCCGTCGACCGAGCTGCAGCCCTTCGAGAAGGCGCGCGGCCAGTTTGAGCGCGACTACCTTGCACGGCTTCTCAAGATGACCAACGGCAACGTGACGCATGCCGCCCGGCTCGCCAAGCGCAATCGCACCGAGTTTTATAAACTGCTGCATCGGCACCACCTCCAGCCGTCTCAATTCAAGAACACGACTCCCCTCCTGAACAAAGACAGGGAACCTCGCCCCCATGACCCATTCCAGGAAGCGCGCCACCGCCGTCGCGGTGGCCGTCTGCTTCACGCACCTGACGCTTTCGACGGCTGCCCATGGCGCCATGATCGCCACCCCGGACGCCGCCCCCGGCGAGCAGCACGCATGCGGATTGCCTGCGATGGCCGGCAGCCCGGAGGTGCGGTCCTATCTGCTGCAGGCCGGTGTCGATCCCGCCGAGGTGGAGGCGAGACTCGCCGCCTCGACGGCGGCGGACGACCCCTCGTGTCCGGATCCAAGGACCCTGCCCGCCGGGCGCGGGATCATCGGGATCGCGGTGTTCGTCTTCGCCGTGCTGATCATGACCGACACTCTGGGGCTCACCCGCATCTTTCCGTTCACCCGGTCATCGCGGTAGAGGTCAACAACGTCACGTCAAGGAGGCTCATCACCATGTGGAAATCGTTCCGTAAGTTGATTGCTCTGGCACTCGTCGTCACCACCACCCAGCTCGCCTTCACCGGTGCCGTCCAGGCCGCCATGGTGGGGACAGATGCCGCGCGCGCGGAAAGCGCCATTCCGGCGGATTCGGCGCGTGCACGGGTGGCCACCTTCCTGCAGCGGACCGATGTGGTGGAGCAGCTCGACCGCCTGGGCGTGTCGTCGGACGAAGCGCAGGCGCGCGTCGCCGCCATGACGGACGACGAAGTCCTGTCGCTCTCCGGCAAGCTCGATTCGATGCCGGCCGGCGGTGACGCCCTCGGAACGATCCTCTTTGTCGGACTCGTGGTATTCGTGGTTCTGCTGGTGACGGACATCCTTGGCTACACCAAGGTGTTCTCGTTCACCAAGCCGATGAAGCGCTGA
- a CDS encoding PA2778 family cysteine peptidase, giving the protein MRPSGLAALVLSALLLGACVGTPALDPQRTAVLPVRAELATTPFYPQEADHCGPASLAMVLTARGMPAEPKDLAPTVFLPARKGSLPLDMLGGARRAGAVAMRTPPSLESVMEHVASGLPVIVLQNLSLPIYPMWHYAVVVGFDRAERVLYLRSGLEERQVIGWGTFDRTWARSGRWAMIATSPGDMPPQAERAPYVEAALALERLGKTPQANLAYEAGVRRWPGDLTLAVGAGNTAYAVGDLDRSERAFREALEHHPASGAILNNLANVLARAGRLEEAESLAERAVSIPGSHHDAALGTLQEIRERRTAPSSIR; this is encoded by the coding sequence GTGCGCCCGTCCGGACTCGCGGCGCTTGTCCTGAGCGCGCTTCTGCTCGGCGCTTGCGTCGGAACGCCCGCCCTCGATCCGCAGCGCACAGCCGTATTGCCTGTCCGGGCCGAACTCGCCACAACCCCGTTCTATCCACAGGAAGCCGATCACTGCGGTCCGGCGTCTCTCGCCATGGTTCTGACGGCTCGAGGCATGCCCGCCGAGCCGAAGGACCTCGCACCCACCGTCTTCCTGCCCGCCAGAAAGGGCAGCCTGCCCCTGGACATGCTGGGCGGGGCACGGCGGGCAGGCGCGGTGGCGATGCGCACGCCGCCTTCGCTGGAATCCGTCATGGAGCACGTCGCGTCGGGCCTGCCCGTGATCGTCCTGCAGAACCTGTCCCTGCCGATCTATCCCATGTGGCACTACGCCGTCGTGGTGGGCTTCGACCGGGCCGAACGCGTCCTGTACCTGCGGTCGGGACTCGAGGAACGGCAGGTGATCGGCTGGGGCACCTTCGACAGGACCTGGGCGCGATCCGGACGCTGGGCGATGATCGCGACGAGCCCCGGAGACATGCCGCCGCAGGCCGAGCGCGCACCCTACGTCGAGGCTGCCCTGGCGCTCGAACGCCTCGGCAAGACCCCTCAGGCGAACCTGGCCTACGAAGCAGGCGTACGACGCTGGCCCGGCGATCTGACCCTGGCCGTGGGAGCGGGCAACACGGCCTACGCCGTCGGCGACCTGGACCGCTCCGAACGGGCCTTCCGCGAGGCACTGGAACACCATCCCGCCTCAGGCGCGATCCTCAACAATCTCGCCAATGTACTGGCACGAGCCGGACGGCTGGAAGAAGCCGAGTCCCTCGCCGAACGGGCGGTATCGATCCCGGGTTCGCATCACGATGCCGCCCTCGGCACGCTGCAGGAGATCCGCGAAAGGCGGACGGCCCCATCTTCGATCCGCTGA
- a CDS encoding NAD(P)-dependent oxidoreductase, translating to MGKGARFGVVGTGAMGLAVAQRAIGLGMQTFTRDIDAERDRLAAEAGARVCATPAQVGERADVIQVLVVDHRQADEVIFGQDGLAAACRPDAVIVLSSTVSPGYAESVGIRLAQRSIHFIDGPVSGGPARARAGTMSMMAAGSDAAFALAMPVLEAITGALLRMGERPGDGARTKILNNLLAGVNLAAAAEAMMLGERMGLDAGRLMEAVMASSGDSWVMRDRMPRAMAGDFAPRAAVEILRKDLSLVLAAADDLGYPMPVTEAAKSVYDGTSALGFGGDDDAALVKFYRHHGRPEP from the coding sequence GTGGGAAAGGGCGCGAGATTCGGGGTGGTGGGAACGGGGGCGATGGGGCTGGCGGTGGCGCAGCGGGCCATCGGTCTGGGAATGCAGACGTTCACGCGGGACATTGACGCGGAGCGCGACAGGCTGGCCGCCGAGGCAGGAGCACGCGTGTGCGCCACTCCGGCGCAGGTGGGGGAGCGGGCCGACGTCATCCAGGTGCTGGTCGTCGATCACCGCCAGGCCGACGAAGTCATCTTCGGACAGGACGGACTTGCGGCAGCCTGCCGGCCGGATGCCGTCATCGTCTTGAGCAGTACCGTGAGCCCCGGTTACGCGGAGTCCGTGGGGATCCGCCTGGCGCAGCGGTCCATCCACTTCATCGACGGCCCCGTGTCGGGCGGACCGGCGCGGGCGCGGGCCGGCACGATGTCCATGATGGCGGCCGGGTCCGATGCCGCCTTCGCGCTCGCCATGCCGGTGCTGGAGGCAATCACAGGTGCGCTGCTGCGCATGGGAGAGCGTCCAGGCGATGGAGCCCGCACCAAGATCCTCAACAACCTCCTGGCGGGGGTGAATCTGGCCGCGGCGGCGGAAGCGATGATGCTGGGCGAGCGGATGGGACTCGACGCCGGGCGGCTCATGGAAGCCGTGATGGCGAGTTCGGGCGACAGCTGGGTCATGCGGGACAGGATGCCGCGGGCCATGGCGGGGGATTTCGCGCCACGCGCCGCGGTCGAGATCCTGAGAAAGGACCTTTCGCTCGTGCTCGCCGCCGCGGACGACCTTGGCTATCCGATGCCCGTCACCGAGGCGGCGAAGTCGGTCTACGACGGGACGAGCGCACTGGGCTTCGGCGGGGACGACGATGCGGCGCTCGTGAAGTTCTACCGCCATCACGGGCGGCCGGAACCGTGA
- a CDS encoding MarR family transcriptional regulator: protein MFREDLSRNFGFILNDVARLMRTTFDRRVRSLGLTRSQWWVLNHLFRNDGTTQSELADILEIEKPTLGRLLDRLEQKGWIRREADSADRRAKRIFLTEEVEPAMKAMRAAAAELRRDALAGLPAEQREAFVDTLLAIKSNLARSEAGAPARNGRRIVPSRQA, encoded by the coding sequence ATGTTCCGGGAAGACCTGTCGCGCAACTTCGGCTTCATCCTGAACGACGTTGCGCGGCTGATGCGCACGACGTTCGACCGCCGTGTCCGTTCCCTGGGCCTCACGCGATCCCAGTGGTGGGTGCTCAACCATCTCTTCCGCAACGACGGAACCACCCAGTCGGAACTCGCCGACATCCTCGAGATCGAGAAGCCCACGCTCGGCCGCCTCCTCGACCGTCTGGAGCAGAAGGGCTGGATCCGGCGCGAGGCGGACAGCGCCGATCGCCGCGCCAAGCGGATCTTTCTCACGGAAGAGGTGGAGCCCGCCATGAAGGCGATGCGGGCCGCGGCGGCCGAACTCCGGCGCGATGCCCTGGCCGGGTTGCCGGCGGAGCAGCGGGAAGCCTTCGTCGATACATTGCTGGCCATCAAGTCCAACCTGGCCCGTTCCGAAGCCGGCGCACCCGCGCGGAACGGCCGCCGCATCGTTCCTTCCAGGCAGGCATGA
- a CDS encoding HlyD family secretion protein yields the protein MKSLRSLFTLRGAIRIVLLVLIPAAGVIAGLTMYARSGRFVETENAYVKADIVAVSSEISGRVVEVNVKDNQPVDAGAVLFRIDSQPFEIAIAKARAQMDVVRTDVQSLRAEYRASLREAEETEESIAFLQRQFERQEKLRESGMSRADAHDEARHNLELARRRLVSVHERTSRVVASLAGDPDLPVERFPRYAEARAALDSAQTDLARTTVRAPSAGIVSNMKLQVGEHMEKGVPVFSLIGGSSAWVEANYKETQLTHMRVGQRATVTVDAYPDVEGNATVASIAPATGAEFAVLPPQNATGNWVKVVQRIPVKLDVTQPPGLPPLRAGMTVTVRVDTEHTNGLPRVVRRWFDEGYLPRSLQPRPALAGE from the coding sequence ATGAAGTCCCTTCGTTCGTTGTTCACCCTGCGCGGCGCGATCCGCATCGTGCTGCTTGTCCTGATTCCCGCGGCCGGCGTCATCGCCGGCCTCACCATGTACGCGCGCAGCGGCCGTTTCGTCGAGACCGAGAACGCCTACGTGAAAGCCGACATCGTCGCCGTCAGTTCGGAGATCTCGGGGCGTGTCGTGGAAGTCAACGTCAAGGACAATCAGCCGGTGGATGCGGGTGCCGTGCTGTTCCGCATCGATTCGCAACCGTTCGAGATCGCCATCGCCAAGGCGAGAGCGCAGATGGACGTGGTCCGCACGGACGTACAGTCGCTGCGCGCCGAATACCGTGCTTCCCTGCGGGAGGCGGAGGAAACCGAGGAGAGCATCGCGTTTCTGCAGCGCCAGTTCGAGCGCCAGGAAAAGCTGCGGGAAAGCGGCATGAGCCGGGCAGATGCCCACGACGAGGCCCGCCACAACCTTGAACTCGCGCGCCGCCGCCTGGTGAGCGTTCACGAGCGGACGAGCCGCGTCGTCGCGAGCCTAGCAGGCGATCCCGATCTTCCCGTCGAGCGTTTCCCCCGCTACGCCGAAGCCCGGGCAGCGCTCGATTCAGCTCAGACGGATCTCGCCCGCACGACCGTGCGCGCGCCCTCTGCCGGCATCGTGAGCAACATGAAGCTGCAGGTGGGGGAGCACATGGAGAAGGGCGTTCCCGTGTTCAGCCTCATCGGCGGGTCATCCGCCTGGGTCGAAGCGAACTACAAGGAAACGCAGCTCACGCACATGCGCGTCGGGCAACGGGCCACGGTGACGGTCGACGCGTACCCCGATGTGGAGGGGAATGCCACGGTCGCCTCCATCGCGCCGGCGACAGGCGCCGAGTTCGCCGTGCTGCCACCGCAGAACGCGACCGGCAACTGGGTCAAGGTGGTTCAGCGCATTCCCGTGAAGCTCGACGTGACCCAGCCGCCAGGCTTGCCCCCCCTGCGAGCCGGCATGACCGTGACCGTGCGGGTGGATACCGAGCACACCAACGGGCTGCCGCGTGTCGTGCGGCGGTGGTTCGACGAAGGCTACCTTCCCCGCTCGTTGCAGCCGCGTCCGGCCCTGGCCGGCGAGTAA
- a CDS encoding DHA2 family efflux MFS transporter permease subunit, translating into MPHTAANAPRHPILVTASVMLASLLYSIDWTIGAVALPHMQGAFSATQDQIAWVITSYIVASAITIPTAGWLSTRFGRKRVFAYSLAGFTVASVLCGAADTLAFEVGARVIQGMGGAFIIPLSHAIILDTYPPEEHGKAMALWGMGSVTGSFIGPTIGGFLTEELSWRFIYYINVPFGILSLIGIVLFVPETVRNAKHKLDWFGFLTLAIAVGSLQLMLDRGGSLDWFDSNEIIIEACLAALGFYLFLAHSLTARQPFLDLSLVVQRNFALGLAFVFMYGLLTVPPIVLMPPFLQDIRGYSIEAVGLLQAPRGIGMLLAMMMGGRLVGTVDARILVSLGLGMIALPAAEMSTWTADVPAWPLVWTNFMQGVGGGIILVPIQMIAFPGVPVERRTEATAVYNLIRSIGASIGVSTALALFVRQSGAHRAMLTEHVTPYREALRYADTSAQWNLDTLSHIAKIEREIDLQAAMIAYIGDFRILAAAALAGLPLLLFVRTQKRTGPVPIEATEAA; encoded by the coding sequence ATGCCGCATACGGCTGCCAACGCGCCACGGCATCCCATCCTCGTCACCGCCTCGGTGATGCTCGCGTCGCTGCTCTACTCCATCGACTGGACCATCGGCGCCGTGGCCCTGCCGCATATGCAGGGCGCGTTCTCCGCCACGCAGGACCAGATCGCGTGGGTCATCACGTCCTACATCGTGGCGTCGGCCATCACGATTCCCACGGCGGGATGGCTGTCGACACGGTTCGGGCGCAAGCGCGTCTTCGCCTACTCCCTGGCGGGTTTCACCGTGGCATCCGTTCTGTGCGGCGCCGCCGATACGCTCGCGTTCGAAGTGGGCGCGCGCGTGATCCAGGGCATGGGCGGTGCGTTCATCATCCCCTTGTCGCACGCCATCATCCTCGACACCTACCCGCCGGAAGAGCACGGCAAGGCCATGGCGCTCTGGGGCATGGGATCGGTCACCGGCTCGTTCATCGGGCCCACCATCGGCGGGTTCCTCACCGAGGAACTGAGCTGGCGGTTCATCTACTACATCAACGTGCCGTTCGGCATCCTGTCCCTGATCGGCATCGTCCTGTTCGTCCCCGAGACGGTGCGCAACGCGAAGCACAAGCTGGACTGGTTCGGTTTCCTGACGCTCGCCATTGCCGTGGGTTCGCTGCAGCTCATGCTCGACCGCGGCGGAAGCCTCGACTGGTTCGACTCGAACGAGATCATCATCGAAGCGTGCCTGGCCGCACTCGGCTTCTATCTCTTCCTTGCGCACAGCCTCACGGCACGGCAGCCGTTTCTGGATCTGAGCCTGGTCGTTCAGCGCAATTTCGCGCTGGGGCTCGCGTTCGTCTTCATGTACGGCCTGCTCACCGTGCCTCCCATCGTGCTGATGCCACCGTTCCTGCAGGACATCCGCGGCTATTCCATCGAGGCCGTCGGGCTGCTGCAGGCGCCGCGCGGCATCGGCATGCTCCTCGCCATGATGATGGGGGGACGGCTGGTCGGGACGGTCGATGCCCGCATTCTCGTGAGCCTGGGCCTGGGCATGATCGCGCTGCCGGCGGCGGAAATGTCGACCTGGACGGCGGACGTTCCTGCCTGGCCGCTCGTGTGGACGAACTTCATGCAGGGCGTGGGCGGGGGCATCATCCTCGTGCCCATCCAGATGATCGCCTTCCCCGGCGTGCCGGTCGAACGCCGCACCGAGGCGACCGCCGTCTACAACCTGATCCGCAGCATCGGGGCGAGCATCGGCGTGTCGACCGCGCTCGCGCTGTTCGTCCGGCAGTCCGGCGCCCACCGGGCCATGCTCACCGAACACGTGACGCCCTACCGTGAGGCGCTTCGCTATGCGGACACCTCCGCACAGTGGAACCTGGACACCCTGTCGCACATCGCGAAGATCGAACGCGAGATCGACCTCCAGGCGGCGATGATCGCGTACATTGGCGACTTCCGCATCCTGGCTGCTGCGGCGTTGGCGGGGCTGCCTCTGCTGCTGTTCGTCAGGACGCAGAAACGCACGGGGCCCGTGCCGATCGAAGCGACCGAAGCCGCCTGA
- a CDS encoding SDR family oxidoreductase, translating into MRPCDLSGKRVLVTQAREFMGPVFCRVFAELGADVIASDRALDAVDAAASIVTEAGHVDALVANLAVPAPSTPALEVDEQEWRVLFDHMVDPLPRLCRAVLPQMIERKAGKILVMGSASALRGMKRTSTYSAARGAQLAYVQALGVEVAPHNVQVNAIAQNFVDNPTYFPPDVQANPRFQERLKREVPLGRLVSAEEDALFAAFLLSDAANAFVGQVFPLCGGWVTR; encoded by the coding sequence ATGCGCCCCTGCGACCTGTCCGGAAAACGTGTCCTGGTGACTCAAGCCAGGGAGTTCATGGGCCCCGTGTTCTGCCGAGTGTTCGCCGAACTTGGCGCGGACGTCATCGCGAGCGACCGCGCGCTGGATGCCGTGGACGCGGCCGCGAGCATCGTGACCGAGGCGGGTCACGTGGATGCACTGGTCGCCAACCTTGCCGTCCCGGCGCCCAGCACGCCCGCCCTGGAGGTCGACGAACAGGAATGGCGCGTCCTGTTCGACCACATGGTCGATCCGCTTCCGCGCCTGTGCCGGGCCGTGCTGCCACAGATGATCGAGCGCAAGGCCGGAAAGATCCTGGTGATGGGCAGCGCATCCGCGCTGCGCGGCATGAAGCGCACCTCCACCTACAGCGCGGCGCGTGGCGCGCAATTGGCCTACGTGCAGGCGCTGGGCGTCGAGGTGGCCCCGCACAATGTGCAGGTGAACGCCATCGCACAGAACTTCGTCGACAACCCGACGTACTTTCCGCCTGACGTCCAGGCCAATCCGAGATTCCAGGAACGCTTGAAGCGCGAGGTCCCGCTCGGTCGTCTGGTGAGCGCGGAAGAAGACGCCTTGTTCGCCGCGTTTCTCTTGAGCGATGCCGCGAATGCCTTCGTCGGCCAGGTGTTTCCGCTTTGTGGGGGCTGGGTCACCCGGTGA
- a CDS encoding carbon-nitrogen hydrolase family protein, with the protein MSANPASLRIAVAQLELIDGDRDANLAKIAATVAAHGDGHDILVLPETCTSGFASLDDVDRLAEPLDGPTVRTLQSLARAHDLLIVAGIPERAPEGLYNTAVLVDGNGPRTSYRKTHLWLADRDKFLPGERFVTTQWRGMTVAPLICFDIEFPETARAVCALGARLIVVCNGNMEPYAHAHRVAAMARAQDNQCFVAMANRTGRGRVDVFAGGSLVTAPDGRVLAEAGREETVLSVSIDPAEIETSRHDYDYLALRRIGLVADPLASPMAPRNRKDAT; encoded by the coding sequence ATGTCCGCGAATCCCGCTTCCCTGCGCATCGCCGTCGCGCAACTCGAACTGATCGACGGCGACCGCGACGCCAATCTGGCCAAGATCGCCGCCACCGTTGCCGCGCACGGGGACGGGCACGACATCCTCGTGCTGCCGGAAACCTGCACGAGCGGTTTCGCTTCGCTGGACGACGTCGACCGCCTCGCGGAACCGCTCGACGGCCCGACGGTCCGCACGCTGCAGTCCCTTGCCCGGGCGCACGATCTGCTCATCGTGGCCGGGATACCCGAGCGGGCGCCCGAGGGGCTCTACAACACGGCGGTGCTGGTCGACGGCAACGGTCCGAGAACGTCGTATCGCAAGACGCATCTGTGGCTGGCCGACCGCGACAAGTTTCTGCCCGGCGAGCGGTTCGTCACCACGCAGTGGCGCGGAATGACGGTCGCGCCGCTCATCTGCTTCGACATCGAGTTTCCGGAGACGGCCCGCGCCGTCTGCGCACTGGGCGCGCGCCTCATCGTCGTGTGCAACGGCAACATGGAGCCCTACGCCCACGCGCATCGGGTGGCGGCCATGGCGAGAGCGCAGGACAACCAGTGCTTCGTCGCCATGGCCAATCGAACCGGACGCGGGAGAGTCGACGTGTTCGCTGGCGGCAGCCTCGTCACCGCGCCGGACGGGCGGGTCCTCGCGGAGGCGGGACGCGAAGAGACCGTCCTCTCGGTCAGCATCGATCCGGCAGAGATCGAAACGTCCCGGCACGACTACGACTATCTCGCGCTGCGCCGGATCGGGCTTGTGGCGGATCCGCTTGCGTCCCCTATGGCGCCACGAAACCGCAAGGACGCGACGTAG